In Orenia marismortui DSM 5156, the sequence TTTATTTGCAGGAAAAAGTAAATTTATCTAGAAAAACTAAATAATAGAGTTAAATTCTACTCGAGTATTTTAGCTTAGAAGAATAAATTCTAAAGCTATAGGTTTTATTACCTATAGTTTTTTAGTTTAAAGCGGAGAGGTGATTAGATGGAACAGTTTGTTTATGCTAATGAAGGGAGAGTATTATTAAGAGAAGCTAATGAAGAAGATATACCAAAGATTTATGAAATGTATCAAGAGTCTTATCCAGAATCTTGGTGGCAAAATGAAGAGTTAAATGAATTTCGTTTTAATTTGATTAAAGAAGCAAAAGGTAGAATATTTATTGCTATTTTAGAAGATAAGGTTATTGGTCATGCCGAGGTTGTTCTGCCTGATTCTAAAGAAGATCCTGTTTATTTAGTAAGGTTAGAAATACATGATGATTTTGGAAGAAGAAAATTTGGTATAGAATTAGTAAGGTATTCAGCTATTATTATGAAGAATTTAGGTTATCAGTCTTATGTTACTTGGCCTGATACTAATAAATCTAAAGGCTTGTATAAAAAAGTTGGGTTAAAAGAGATTAAAGAAAACCCTCAAATGTTAATCAAGATAGTTGATAAGAAAGTATCTAAAGTAGAGAAAATCAAAGAATTGAATTTTGAAGAACAACCAATAGATTTAAAAATGGCTGTAG encodes:
- a CDS encoding GNAT family N-acetyltransferase, translated to MEQFVYANEGRVLLREANEEDIPKIYEMYQESYPESWWQNEELNEFRFNLIKEAKGRIFIAILEDKVIGHAEVVLPDSKEDPVYLVRLEIHDDFGRRKFGIELVRYSAIIMKNLGYQSYVTWPDTNKSKGLYKKVGLKEIKENPQMLIKIVDKKVSKVEKIKELNFEEQPIDLKMAVGCPWARDYIWLKSFKAGNKELLDYKGPYVHQVSFNGIKLIILLDGNSLYIYVPELEINNIELIEEALIYSSNLAFDNNIESLHINIKDKLWSQLDLSDIWEIEKEEERLEMKMEF